A window of Variovorax paradoxus EPS genomic DNA:
GCACGATAGACGCGACCCAACAGCGTAACGATGTATGGCGAGCGCTGTGCAGAGCGACTTCTCCACTCTCGCAGCCGCATTGGTCATGAATACGGCTGCGTTAAGTGGCGGCATCTGCGCTTCCGCCCTCACCAATTGTTCGGTACTCCTCAGAGCACAAGGAACGCCTCGTGGTCAGGCAAGGACTAGAGTCATCTCAACGGTGCCGCCCCCTCCGAAGAGGACTTTAATTCCGTAAACTTTCCGCCTCCGGATGTATAAGTGGCCGGCAACTGGGCGCGACGGTGACCGTTAGCCATTGCAGCATTGATCTCCACGGGCGCATAACTAGCCATGGCCGCCACCCCTCGCATAGGAGCGCCCTTGGCGTCCCATGAGTACTCGTCAACATACAGTGCTCGCTCGTACTTGCCCTTCGGAATGATTCGCGAATAAACACCGACGGAAACCACAGCTGTCCCCGAACTGGCTCGAGGACTTCCCTCGCCACGGATGCGAACGTGATTCTCATAGGCAGAGTCGGATCGGACGACGCCCGGCCCCGAATAACCGCCCTTCGAATCGACACTCACCGCATTCCGGTATGGAACTGTGTCAGCGTCGAGAGCCCGAAACAGGACAGCGCCCTGCGCCATCTCCGAGTCCGTCACAGTCACCGTGATTTCATTCGATCGACACTTGCCAACTATGTTCACGGCATACGCCGCCGAGGATGAAGTTGGGCGCATGCTCCGAACTGTCGCCGTGATGCGATTGGACTCTACATAGTCCTGATTTGAATAGGCAGCCAGTTGGATAGGTGCCCCACTATTCCCCATCGAGTCGAGCTTCACTTTGTTTCTCTTGGAACCGTTCGAGATGTAGACGCAATGCCGAGGAGTATCGACCGACGTCACCGTGAACTCGCAATCGTCCGCGCCAGCAATTAACAGACCATATCCGTTGCTGTTCGTGCCACCACCAGTCATTCCAGAAAAGCGCAGATCCCCGGTCCATCGCCGCGGCTTGGCAGATTTGCCTCGAGACCAGATCTGGACCCCCACAGTCAGCCTAGATACATCCAAATTAAGTCGCACGTCGCGAACGTCGTCGCCATCGGGACTCACGGCACGCTCAACAGTAGATCCACCAGCGCCGCTGCCAGTAATCTTCCCGTTGACAGAAGATCCACTTCCAACGCGCAACAGGTCAAGGCCGGGGGTGCCACCTATGAAGTTCACATTCCGAGCCTCGACACCAGCTGGAACAATCAATCCCGTATTGATTCTTGCGGGAGCGTGCTCAAAGTCGATCACCTTCTTTCCCGAGTTGAGCGCAGCTTGCGCCGCCTGCGACACATCCGCTACCCCATCCCAGCTTCCGCCATACGATTTCGCTTTCGCCACAGCGTCATCCGCGCGAGCCGTCGAGGTCAGCGACGTACATAGCCCTGCAAGCAAGAAATATCTCCGATTAGCCGTCACGATTATTTTCTGCATCAACGCCTTGATCATCGGTTCATTATGGAAATCGCAAGGGACGCCCGCATAACCTAAAAACTACAAGAAAGAGATTCTTGATGCGAGTAGCGCCTGCATGATCATTGCCACCGACGCGAAGGATCCTCGCGGCTCACGAGGGAGCCCCGATCCTCGCCGTGCGAGTCAGATCACCGCAAGCGTGTCCGAGAATTTTCGTTCTGCGTAGCCAGCCCGACTGGCAACTCAGAGTGCAACGGCCATCGGCAGTTCCGAGTTGGCACTCTCTTCGGTGCAATTCACAACAGTCAACGACCTGCGATTCCGCTCCATGTGCACCCAGTCGACCACTTCCGCGTGAGCGCGGTAGCCGGGCAGCATCTGCTGCAGCGTTCGCTTGAGCGCCGGCACGTCGCTGTTGCGAAGCGCGGCGGTCAATACGTCGAACTGGCGCCAAAGCTCTTCCTCGGGGAGGCAAGGCTCGTGCGCCTTCATCACGCGCGGGTGCGAGGTCTGCAGGGCGTTGTCGCCGATCAGCAGTTCCTCGTACAGCTTCTCGCCGGGCCGCAGGCCGGTGATCTGGAGTTCGATGTCGCCATCGGGCGAGTTCTCGTCTCGCACCGTGCGTCCCGACAGTTCAACCAGGCGGCGCGCGAGGTCGATGATGCGCACCGGCTCGCCCATGTCGAGCACGAACACATCGCCGCCTTCGGCCATTGCGCTGGCCTGGATGACCAATTGCGCCGCCTCTGGAATGGTCATGAAGTAGCGCGTGATGTCCGCATGCGTCAGCGTGATCGGGCCGCCCGCTTCGATTTGCCGGCGGAACAGCGGAACCACCGAGCCGCTGGAGCCCAGCACATTGCCGAAGCGAACCATCGAGAAGCAGGTGCCCGATTTTTGTTGCGCGAGCCCCTGCAGAGTCATCTCGGCCAACCGCTTGCTGGCGCCCATGACGTTGGTCGGGCGCACCGCCTTGTCGGTGCTGATGAGCACGAAGCGGCGCACCTTGCATTCCATGGCGACCCGCGCCGCCGTGAGCGTGCCCAGCGCGTTGTTGCGCACGCCTTCGATCGGGTTGTGCTCGACCAGCGGCACATGCTTGTAGGCGGCGGCGTGATAGACGGTGTCCGGGTGCCAGGCGCGCATCACTTCACGCAAACGCGCCGCGTCGCACACCGACGCCAGCAGAGGAACCACGTGGATGTGGGGCGCCAAGGCTTCGAGCTCCTGATGGATTCCATAGAGCGCGTACTCGTTCATCTCCACCAGCAGCAACGTTTTGGGCGAAAGCTGCACGATCTGCCGGCACAGCTCGCTGCCGATGGAACCGCCCGCTCCCGTGACCAGCACGACTTGATGGCGGATGTTCTTGTGCAGCAAATCGCCTCTCGGCGCGACCGGGTCACGCCCCAAGAGGTCTTCGATGTCGACCTCGAGCAGATCGTGGACCTGCACTCGGCCGTTGGCCAGATCGGCCAGTGCCGGGAGCGTCCGCACATGAAGATGCAGAGGCAGCAACTGGTTCAGGATCTCCGCCCGGCGCCCACGGCTGGACGAAGGCATCGCCATCAGCACATCGGTAATGCCGTGCTTCGCAGCGTTGTGCTCGAGCCAATCGGGCGAATGGATGGGCAGCCCGTGAAGGGTGTTGCCTTGGAGATGCCTGGCGTCGTCGATGAAGGCACGAACCGACATCTCGCGGCTCTGGGCCAATGCGGCAGCCAGTTGCACCCCGGCGCCGCCGGCACCGTAGATCACCACTTGCGGCAATGCCTTCCGGTCGAGCGCGCTCATGTACATGCCGCCCAACCAGTAGCGCGCCAACATGCGCGAGCTGGCCACTGTCAGGAACAGCATCATGGGCATGAGGAACCCGACCGTCCGCGGAACCCCGCTCACGCCGATCACGGAAAACACGAGCCCGTAGCCGATGCCGAAGAACGTGCAGGCACGCACGATGGCCATCAATGCGGCGGGACCGGCGTAACGGAAGATGGCCCTATACAGCCCGAAAACGATGAAGAGGGGTAGCGCGCCGACAATCGCCGCGCCTACCGCCGTCCATTGAACTCCGCGAAGGGTTACCCACTGCTCGTAACGAAGGCTGAACGCCACCCATACGCACAGGACGCAAAGCGCTGCATCGACAGCCAGCGCCAGCAGGCGTTTGGCAGGGCGGGGCAACGCAAGCAAGGGTGCTGCAAGGCGGTTGATGAGGGATCGCACTTAGAGTTAATAGTTGTTTTAGCGAACAACAATTTTCTCCGAAGGTCCCGCCCTTGCCTCCCCTATTCAGGGTATCAACTCTCTCTAAAATGTTAACGTGTGTATCCAATGTCGGATAACGTCACCGCGGCCGGTAGGACACGGCTGACGCGTCAAGCGGCATCTTTGTATTTGTATTCGGTGTACCGGTAACCGCCGTATTTGTAGCCATAGCTACCGTAGTGCCGGCGTGAAAGATCCATGCCGTTGAAGACAACGCCGCTGACCCGCTGGCCTGCATGGGCCAGGCGCTTGACGCTCTCGCTGAGTTCGCCGATCTGCGTGAGGTTGTCGCGCGCCACCAACAGAATCGCGCCGGCGTGTGCCGCCACCGCTGCAGCATCGGCCGCCACCAGCACGGGTGGACTGTCGATCACCACGAGGTCGTAGCGGGCCGACATGGCTTCAAGGAATTCCCTCAACGTAGACGACAGCATCATGCTGGCCGGATTGAACGGGTAGTTGCCCGTGGTGAGAACGTCGAGGTTCGGCGTCACTTGGCTGTGGATCGCCTGCTCGCTGGTCATGTCACCAGAGAGGATGTCGGCCAGCCCGCCCTTGCGCGGCAGGCCGAAGGCTGTGTGCAGGTGGCCCTTCCGCAAGTCGGCGTCGACCAGCAGTACGCGCCGGCCGGCCTCGGCCATGATGGCCGCGAAGTTGCCTGAAACGAAGCTCTTGCCGACACCCGGCGTGGCACCGGTGATGAGCACGCGGTTGTTGTCGGTCTCCATCAACGCCAACTGCAGGGAAATGCGCAGGTTGCGCAAGCTTTCCACGGCAAGGCTTTCCGGCTCGTTGATGGCCAGCACTTGGACGCCGCCGACGCCACCCGCAATGCGTTGCCCGATTCGCTCCTGCTCGATGGCGAGTGGCACGACGGAGTAAACGTTCAGGCCTAGGCGGTCTTCGATTTCTTGCGGATTGTTAATGCCGCTGGCCATTTTGCTGCGCAAGATCGCAAAAGCGACGCCGGCCAGCAGGCCGAGCACGAGCGACAGCGCAACGATCAAAGGCTTTTGTGGCTTCACCGGTTTCTTGGGCTCGGTCGCTTTGTCGAGCAGGCGCACGTTGCCGACCTTACCTTCCTTGACCAAGCGCAACTGCAACGAGCTGTTGAGCAGCGACTTGTAAAGCTCGCCATTGACACGGACATCGCGCTCCAGCCGCAATGCATCGCGCTGAACAACCGGCATGGCACTAACACGGCTGTCGATTTGAGCGAGTTCGCGATTGATGGCTGATATCTGACCATCGATCACGCCGACCTTGGGGTTCGTCGCAGTGAAGCGCGCGCGTAGGTCACGCCGCTGCTGCTCCGACTCGAGCAGTTGCTTTCGCAGTTCGACAGTCTGATTCAGCATGGCCTTGGCCTCCTCGTCGAAGGCGATGGTCCCGTTCTTGTTGCGGAAGCTTGCGTAGGCGTCTTCCGAAACTTCGAGTTGCTTCTTGAATTCGGGTAGTTGGTCGTCGAGGAATTCAAGTGTCTTCTCAGCTTCGGCCGCTTTCCGCTCGATGTTTTGGTGCACGTACTGCGCGCCGATCTCATCGAGGATCCGCCGCAAACGATCGCGATCACTGTCCTCCAGCGACACGCTGATCACGTTCGATTGTTTGCCCTGCTCGCTGAGTTGAACCCGCCTTTGCAGCTCCTCAATCGTCGCCAGCAGGGAAGCATGCGAAACAACGAATTCGGCACCAGGTTTTCCGTCCAGTTTCGACACCATCAGTGCGATGGTGCCTCCGGGTATCACCTGACTAAGCAGCTTGCCAACGGTGCCAGACAATGGGGATGGCAGGTCAGGATGGGCGAGCGTGTACTGCCCATCGGTCTGCGCGGTGATCACGAATGGCTGCTGATCCTCAAGTGCCGCGGGCACGTTAAATTTTTCAATGTCTATCGCCTCAGTACCCGACACATAGCCATCGAAGCCAAAAAGCCCCGGCTCAGACAGATTCTTCGCACGCCGTGCAAGCCATTCTCCAATCACAGGGATACGGCGGGGCTGCGCGTCGATGTAGAGGCGCGTTGCCTCCACTGCTCCACCGATGACCAAGCGCGATCGAAGGATCTGAATTTCGCCTGTTGCCGGCGTCTTTACGTCGAACAGGTTCGCCGTATCACCAAGGAAGTTCTTTGCGTCGGGCGCTGAGTCTTCGACCTGGATTAGCAAATTGGACTGATAAATAGGCGTGGACAATAACGCATAGGCGACACCCAACACGACGGCGACAAAAGTAATGCCGGCCACCAACCACTTGCGATCGATCAGGATGTCGAGGTATTCGGACAGGTGGATGACATCGTCATCATCGCGCGGGGTAACGATAGGAGCCGTCGTGGGCATCGGAGTAGAAGCAAGAGCAGTCATGAGAGTTTCTTGATGCGTTCGACCCACGCACTGGCGCCGTCGTCGATGAGTTTCAGGGCTCGCTCGAAGGCCGGCTGGCCCAGGCGATAAGGATCGGGGATGTCGACGCGTGCGACCTCGCCGAGACGAAACAACTTGCCGCGTGTGAGCGGGTGCTTCTCGTTGATATGCAGTCGTTGCTCTTCGTCCATGACCAGGATCAGGTCGGCTTCCTGGCACATCCGGCTGGTCAGTTGCCGCGCACGATGAGACTCGATGTCGAGGCCGCGCTTGGCCATGAGTTCACGCGCCAATGCGTCAGCGGGCTGGCCCACAAGTGCACCCACGCCGGCGGACGTCACCTTGATGTTTGGCAAAGCAGCGGCGATCAAGGCTTCTCCCATCGGGCTGCGGCAGATGTTTCCGATGCATACGACCAGTACGGACTTCATCGCGTGAGCCGCTCGCTTTGGCCAACGGCATTGAACAGCCGCAAAGGACAATTAATCACGGTTGAAACTCCCTTTTCTTGATGACATTTTAGTTGCTGGTTGTCACGTGGCTGTTACGCCCGCTGGCCGTCAACCGAAAGCCTCTTGGCAAGCCACGGCCACATCAGCCGGGCGAGCATCTCGCCGAACAGAAGTCCAACGCCGTCAGCCAACAGGTCCGCCCACTCGGCAGACCGGTCAGGAGTGGAAGCCTGCAGCGCTTCGATGAGCCCGCCATACGCGAGGAGCCCCAACAGAACGGCGGCGGTGCGCCCCGGATAAGCGCGATGCGCCCAAAAGGCAAGCATTGCAAAAGCCAGCAGATGGTTTGTCTTGTCCCAACCGGTGGATGGCATCGGAGTTGTGGCGGGCGCGAGCGAAAGCACGAGCACCGCGACGGCACACGCCCAGAACACGATGCGGGAGACCCGGCCGAATCGCTGTCCGGTCGTGCTGCTTCTTCCATGAGTAGTGTTGTCAGGCACGCGCCACCACCTCGCCCGGAAGCAACACACGGTCTGCGGCCACCTTGGCCCCTTGGGCGATTGAGGCGCCCACCTGCATCCACGCACGGCGCCCCAAGATGCTGCCACCGGCCATCCCGGCATTCACGCCCAGATGGCCGAACGGCTCCATCGTGCAGTCGTGATCGACAACCGCACCGCAGTTCACGATCACGCCTTCCCCCAGCTCGACGCCAGTGCCCACGACAGCACCGGCCATGACGGCGCTGCCTTGGCCTATCGCAGCCCTGTGCGATACAGCGGCAGCGGGGTGAATCACCGTTGCCAAAGCCAACCCCTCCGCCTGCACGCGCTGGTGCAAAGCTTCGCGCAACGCGTTGTTGCCGATGGCCACGAACACCGCATCGACCTGATTCCTGTATGCGCCCAGCACGGCCGTGGTTCCCCACACCGGCCAGTCCCACAAGCGTTGAGCAGCCTCGGCCGCATCGTCGAGGAACCCCGTCAACACATAGTCGTTTCGGAGCAGGACCGCTTCCGCAACGCTGCGTCCGTGGCCGCCTGTGCCGATGATCAGCAAACGCTTCGTTGCCATCGTCGTCCTTGCAATCAATGCGTCACGCCATCGCGCTTGAGCACTTTGACGAACGTAAGCCACAGGATGCGGATGTCGAATGCCAAGGAACGGCGCTGCAGGTATTCAGCATCGAACTGAACCTTCACCGGAATCGGCAATTCGTCGCGCCCGTTGACTTGAGCCCAACCCGTGAGCCCCGGCACCAACAAGTGCACGCCATGGCCCGTCCGCAAATCGATCAGGTCTGTCTGGTTGAAGAGCGCCGGACGCGGCCCTACAAAGCTCATATCGCCTTTGAGAATGCTCCAAAGCTGCGGTAATTCATCGAGGCTGGATTTTCGTAATAGCGGACCAATCGATGTTAAATGCGACTTCGGATCCGTTAACAGATGCGTGGCGACAGCAGGTGTACCGGTCCGCATGCTGCGGAACTTCGGCATCTTAAAAATTCGATTATTCCTACCAACGCGGTCGGACCAATAAAGTACGGGTCCTCGGGAAGTAAGGCGGACCGCCAAGGCGACCAAGACTAAAGGCACTAACAACACGGCAGCCGCGCAGAGCGCTAAGAGCAGATCAAACAGGCGTTTCACTCAAATATTCCTCTACAGCTAGCCGAAGCCCTTCATTGAGATCCAGCGGGGGCTCCCACCCGAGCATTTGCCTAGCCTTATCTCCGTCCACCTGCAAAGAAGCACAAAGGCTTTGCGCAAGAGTTGCTTTGCCCAGCACACCGGCCCCTACTTTTATCAGACTCACTGGAAACGGAAGAAGACGCGGCGATTTTTTGAGTGCAACACCCATTCGACGTAACAAGTCCACAGTCGAAACATCCTCACCATCGCAAGCTAAAAAAGTCTGAGACGCGGCAGCCGGATGCTCGATGCAAGTGACTATCAAATCGACGAGGTTCTGAATACCAATATAGCTACGTCGATTACTGCTCACGCTTCCGAGCGGCAACGGCCAACCCTTTACCAAAGCGCGCACCAAGCGAGCAAAGTTACCCGGTGCGCCGGGACCATAAACCATTGGTGGTCGCAAAATGACGACCTCAAGCCCTGTGCGGGTAGCTATTTCCTGCAAACCACGTTCAGCTTCCAACTTGGAAATCGCATAGTCCATCATCGGCTGTGGCGTATCGGATTCGGAAAACGGAGCACGACCATCTGTAGTCGATCCCATCACCCCAATAGAACTGAGAAATATCAAGCGCTTTACTCCGGTGGTAGCAGCCTGCTCCGCCAAATTCAACGTCCCGTCTCGATTAATCCTACGAAATTCAGCAAGCGGGTCTGAATTTCTTTCGATCAATACATGGGCTCTGCCGGCACAGTGAACAATGCACTCGACTCCTTCCAACGCATTCTGCCAGTTTGTATCGGAGTCTATATCACCGATCTCAAAGGAATTTGCCCCGCCTGCCGTGTCCCTGCGCACGAGCGACCGCACCGCAACGCCGCGCTTCTCGCAGGCGCGCACCACAGTCGACCCGATAAAGCCGGAAGCACCGGTAACAGCAACTAATTTTTTCATGATTGAAAACCAAGCTCCATCATTAAAAAATAATCAATTTACGCAAAGAAAATAGATGTTTATTGAGAAAAAGCAACGTACTCAAAAAAACCTTCAATACATTCTCATGCGTACGCTACGCTTTGCAGATCACATCAGCCAACTTAGCAGCTAACATTGAATACTCGTGATTTTCCAATACATATCGACGCCCGTTTGCCCCCAATTTTTCGCGATCTATTGACGGCATTTGGTAAAGCTTGAGAATAGCTTGGGCTACCGCTCTCGAGTCCTCGGCTGGAACGGTTAATCCCATTTCAAACTTCTCAACAACATCGCCCGCACCCGAGAATGAGTGCAAGATCGGCTTTCCCGAATACATGTATTCAGGCAATTTATTTGGCGCAATACCAAAATCATACAAAGGATCTTTTTTCCATCCAATATATAAAACATCAAATCGAGCAAGCAAGTTTTGAATTTGATTTTTTGGAATGGCATCCATAAAAATAACATTCTGCAAACCTCGATCTATTGCAAACTTCTTTAATCGTGAACACTCCCTCCCGGCACCGACCAAGACGATCGAAATACCAGGTACATCTTTCAATTCATCGGCGGCTTGGAGCAAAACTTCCATAGCATTCGCAACGCCCAAAGTCCCCGCATAGCCCACTAAAAACTTATCCGCTGGCAAACGTCGCGCTGTGGTGGACGATAACTCCTGTGGATTTTTTACCTCGCCCAAAGAAAATCCGTTTGGGATCCACGCAAATTTGGCTCTGTCCATACCCCGTTGCACCATGTGCTCAACTGCCATCGGCAAATTCGAAATCACGCGCTCGGAGTGACGATATGCAGCGTCCTCGATCCATTGTAGAAATCGGATAAAGGGGTGTCGAATTGAATAGCCTCCTAACTTCACGAATGTTAGCGGCCAAATATCGCGCACCTCAAATATTAGACGAGCCCTGAGCCGCCAAGTCAGATACTTGGCACCCAAAAATGATATCAAAGACGGTGACGAGCACAGAATTGCAACTGGATCATCTTTAATAATCTTGCGCAGGCCACAGAGACGCCATGCAAAGACAAACCAATTCAAAATTCTCTTCTTGCTATGGGCGTGCTCGTACCGCAATCCGCGCAGCCATATGTAGTGGATCCCATCAACAATTTCTAGCATGTGATTTTTTTCGAGTGCGGGAGGCGCACGAAGCAAATGCGTATAGCTCGCAGAAATCAGATAAACTTTAAATCCAAGGCGTACCAGTTCTTGAGCCAGATAGTAATGGCGTCCACCCATTCCCGCGGCCGGCGTGCTCGCATAATGATTTATGATCCAAACGGTTTTTTCAATACGC
This region includes:
- a CDS encoding polysaccharide biosynthesis protein gives rise to the protein MAIVRACTFFGIGYGLVFSVIGVSGVPRTVGFLMPMMLFLTVASSRMLARYWLGGMYMSALDRKALPQVVIYGAGGAGVQLAAALAQSREMSVRAFIDDARHLQGNTLHGLPIHSPDWLEHNAAKHGITDVLMAMPSSSRGRRAEILNQLLPLHLHVRTLPALADLANGRVQVHDLLEVDIEDLLGRDPVAPRGDLLHKNIRHQVVLVTGAGGSIGSELCRQIVQLSPKTLLLVEMNEYALYGIHQELEALAPHIHVVPLLASVCDAARLREVMRAWHPDTVYHAAAYKHVPLVEHNPIEGVRNNALGTLTAARVAMECKVRRFVLISTDKAVRPTNVMGASKRLAEMTLQGLAQQKSGTCFSMVRFGNVLGSSGSVVPLFRRQIEAGGPITLTHADITRYFMTIPEAAQLVIQASAMAEGGDVFVLDMGEPVRIIDLARRLVELSGRTVRDENSPDGDIELQITGLRPGEKLYEELLIGDNALQTSHPRVMKAHEPCLPEEELWRQFDVLTAALRNSDVPALKRTLQQMLPGYRAHAEVVDWVHMERNRRSLTVVNCTEESANSELPMAVAL
- a CDS encoding polysaccharide biosynthesis tyrosine autokinase — protein: MTALASTPMPTTAPIVTPRDDDDVIHLSEYLDILIDRKWLVAGITFVAVVLGVAYALLSTPIYQSNLLIQVEDSAPDAKNFLGDTANLFDVKTPATGEIQILRSRLVIGGAVEATRLYIDAQPRRIPVIGEWLARRAKNLSEPGLFGFDGYVSGTEAIDIEKFNVPAALEDQQPFVITAQTDGQYTLAHPDLPSPLSGTVGKLLSQVIPGGTIALMVSKLDGKPGAEFVVSHASLLATIEELQRRVQLSEQGKQSNVISVSLEDSDRDRLRRILDEIGAQYVHQNIERKAAEAEKTLEFLDDQLPEFKKQLEVSEDAYASFRNKNGTIAFDEEAKAMLNQTVELRKQLLESEQQRRDLRARFTATNPKVGVIDGQISAINRELAQIDSRVSAMPVVQRDALRLERDVRVNGELYKSLLNSSLQLRLVKEGKVGNVRLLDKATEPKKPVKPQKPLIVALSLVLGLLAGVAFAILRSKMASGINNPQEIEDRLGLNVYSVVPLAIEQERIGQRIAGGVGGVQVLAINEPESLAVESLRNLRISLQLALMETDNNRVLITGATPGVGKSFVSGNFAAIMAEAGRRVLLVDADLRKGHLHTAFGLPRKGGLADILSGDMTSEQAIHSQVTPNLDVLTTGNYPFNPASMMLSSTLREFLEAMSARYDLVVIDSPPVLVAADAAAVAAHAGAILLVARDNLTQIGELSESVKRLAHAGQRVSGVVFNGMDLSRRHYGSYGYKYGGYRYTEYKYKDAA
- a CDS encoding low molecular weight protein-tyrosine-phosphatase; the protein is MKSVLVVCIGNICRSPMGEALIAAALPNIKVTSAGVGALVGQPADALARELMAKRGLDIESHRARQLTSRMCQEADLILVMDEEQRLHINEKHPLTRGKLFRLGEVARVDIPDPYRLGQPAFERALKLIDDGASAWVERIKKLS
- a CDS encoding VanZ family protein, with the translated sequence MPDNTTHGRSSTTGQRFGRVSRIVFWACAVAVLVLSLAPATTPMPSTGWDKTNHLLAFAMLAFWAHRAYPGRTAAVLLGLLAYGGLIEALQASTPDRSAEWADLLADGVGLLFGEMLARLMWPWLAKRLSVDGQRA
- a CDS encoding acetyltransferase gives rise to the protein MATKRLLIIGTGGHGRSVAEAVLLRNDYVLTGFLDDAAEAAQRLWDWPVWGTTAVLGAYRNQVDAVFVAIGNNALREALHQRVQAEGLALATVIHPAAAVSHRAAIGQGSAVMAGAVVGTGVELGEGVIVNCGAVVDHDCTMEPFGHLGVNAGMAGGSILGRRAWMQVGASIAQGAKVAADRVLLPGEVVARA
- a CDS encoding sugar transferase; the protein is MKRLFDLLLALCAAAVLLVPLVLVALAVRLTSRGPVLYWSDRVGRNNRIFKMPKFRSMRTGTPAVATHLLTDPKSHLTSIGPLLRKSSLDELPQLWSILKGDMSFVGPRPALFNQTDLIDLRTGHGVHLLVPGLTGWAQVNGRDELPIPVKVQFDAEYLQRRSLAFDIRILWLTFVKVLKRDGVTH
- a CDS encoding UDP-glucose 4-epimerase family protein yields the protein MKKLVAVTGASGFIGSTVVRACEKRGVAVRSLVRRDTAGGANSFEIGDIDSDTNWQNALEGVECIVHCAGRAHVLIERNSDPLAEFRRINRDGTLNLAEQAATTGVKRLIFLSSIGVMGSTTDGRAPFSESDTPQPMMDYAISKLEAERGLQEIATRTGLEVVILRPPMVYGPGAPGNFARLVRALVKGWPLPLGSVSSNRRSYIGIQNLVDLIVTCIEHPAAASQTFLACDGEDVSTVDLLRRMGVALKKSPRLLPFPVSLIKVGAGVLGKATLAQSLCASLQVDGDKARQMLGWEPPLDLNEGLRLAVEEYLSETPV
- a CDS encoding glycosyltransferase family 4 protein, whose translation is MRIEKTVWIINHYASTPAAGMGGRHYYLAQELVRLGFKVYLISASYTHLLRAPPALEKNHMLEIVDGIHYIWLRGLRYEHAHSKKRILNWFVFAWRLCGLRKIIKDDPVAILCSSPSLISFLGAKYLTWRLRARLIFEVRDIWPLTFVKLGGYSIRHPFIRFLQWIEDAAYRHSERVISNLPMAVEHMVQRGMDRAKFAWIPNGFSLGEVKNPQELSSTTARRLPADKFLVGYAGTLGVANAMEVLLQAADELKDVPGISIVLVGAGRECSRLKKFAIDRGLQNVIFMDAIPKNQIQNLLARFDVLYIGWKKDPLYDFGIAPNKLPEYMYSGKPILHSFSGAGDVVEKFEMGLTVPAEDSRAVAQAILKLYQMPSIDREKLGANGRRYVLENHEYSMLAAKLADVICKA